AAATCGCCGATGCGATTACGTTGATTAATCATCATGGGACGCTGTTCAATTGATCGCCCCAAAGATTGATTATATTTGGATCGTTGGTCAACGTTACGCCGTTGGCGTACGCCATGTTCAGGTAGATCATTCAAGGAGAAATCAATTCTCCCCTGATTTAGCCAATTATAAATAGATTTAGTAGCTAGTTTAAATTCGTGAGCAATCATTCCTGGTGACCAGCTTAGACGTAAATGGTTGAGAATTTTTTGCTTTAACTCATCGCTCAGCTTAGTTTTCCGACCACATCGTGATCGCTTGTATTCGGCATCTGTTTGTGCTAATTCAGCCTGATAAGGTTGACATCGAGATAATTCATAAGAAATTGTTGACGGTGATCGGTTCAGCCGAACGCCCATTTGGATATTGGACAGCCCTAGTTCACAAAAGGTTTCGATTTTAATTCGTTCGGAATAGGTTATACTAGACAAAAGATCAGCTCCTAAAAGATGGGTTTGTGGTAAACACCATTTTAAAGGAAGCTGATCTTTTTTGCCCGAACAGCGTTCGGATTAATTTTACAATCTACCTTAAGCCAACAGGAAATCGGTTCCGGATCCCTGCTCCATGTAAGCCATCTGATCAGTGGAAATACTTTGGCTGAGCTGGTCTGACAGGCTTTTGGAAATCTTACCGGCTTTGAAGGCATCTGCCACGTAGGCGTATTCATATTGGAATGATTTAATTAACAAGCTATTTCTGTCACTGTCAGTTTGGGTGTCACCTGCAGAACGGCTCTGGCGGAAGCTGTATGAGCTGCGGACAAAATTAACTGCATTGCTGTTTTGATCGTCTTCAATTTGGTCTAAATAGCTGTTGGCACTGGTAAACATGGCGTCTTTGATCAATAGATTAGTCTGTTGGCGCTGGTCATGAATCTGCTGGCGGGTTTGCTTGGGAATGGCTGCTTGGATTCGTTGTTTGATTTGTTTGGTTTTCTTCCGCGATTTAAATCGGCGCAGCTGGTATTTAAAAATATACTTAATCCTTGTCCAAAAGCCCAAGTGGTTGCTGGGCGCTGTGATCATCCGTCGTGAAAACAAATTGGCAATCTTTTGGTCGATTTTGCCCTCGGCGGCTAAATCGACCACCGCTTGGACGCTGACTTGCTGGGCGCCGGCCATAATTTCCTGGACCTGTTTGCGGTCGACTTCCGGATTATTTTTCTGGCTGTTCAACATGTCAATGACATAGTTGCGGTCCAAAAGTGCGATCGTCGAGTCTTGTTTGACCTGGGAAATAGCGTAGTTGACCATTTCACCACGGTATTGATTGAACTGACCCTGATCCTCAACTTGCTTTTTCGGACATAACAGGGGCAGGGTGATTGTTGGGACAATCAGGCTTAATAAGATGACAATTGTGGCAATGTAGATCAACTGGTCGCGGAATGGAAACGGCTGGCCAAGGGACGTCAGCGGAATTGACAGTGCCATGGCCAAAGTAATCGTTCCATGAACCCCACCGACAGCGCTGACCAGGGCTTCGCGCGTCGTTGGGACTTTATCTTGGACGCCAAACAGGTTGGTCCGCATCCAAATATACCGAATGAGTAACATAACCAGATAAATTGCCAGTGCATCAAAGACCAATTTGATAATTAAGGTATTTGAATAGGGAATCATTCGTTTGATGACTTTCGGCAGGGTAACGCCTAAGAGGACGAACACCACCCCATTTAAGAGGCTGGTGATCACACCCCAGGTCGCATTGGTGACCAGCCGCACACTGGTCGAAGTGAGCTTTAAACGGCTTTGATTGATGCCGTAGATGATGCCGGCAGCCACGACTGCCAAAATCCCGGAACATCCCAGTTCCTCGGAAAATAAGTAAATGGCAATCGGGGTCATGATACTAAATGGCACGATCACACTGGCAGTATCCATTGATTTATTGACCAATAGCGTTTGAATTTTTACGAAGATCAAACCGGCGACTGCGCCAACCACCAGGCCGCCGAAGAAGCTGATCAAAAACCGCGTCAGCCCCTGAGCAAATGAGAAATCCCCGGAGATAAAGGATGCCAGGGCTAAATTGAAGATAACGATTCCGGAAGCATCGTTGAATAAGGATTCATTTTCCAGTGCACCGGAAACGCTTGTCGGCAGTTCAATATCTTTAGTGATTGATTTGAAGGCCACAGAGTCCGTTGGAGTAACGATTGCGGCCACTGCAAAGCAAAGTGCCAGCGGGATCAGCGGCAGCAGCAAGTGGGCGACTAAGCCGATGATGACGGCGGTCACCACCGCCAGGATGACTGCCAGATTCAGAATTTGTCTGATTGAATGTCGAAAATAGCTCGCGCTGGTGTTTTGGCCGTCATTGAACATCAACGGCGCAATCACCATCAGCATGAAAATTTCCGGCTCCAAAGAATAATTCTGGAAGAATGGCAGTAATGATAATAAGAAGCCGCAACCAATTTGATAGAAGGTTAACGGGAGGCTGGGAAAGATTGTGTACAAGATGTTAGCAATGATCGCAGCCACGATTAACAGGGTGAGTGAATAGAAGACTAGCATTTTTTTCTCCTTTAAATGATTTTAATACCAATATTATAGTTGATTGAGCAGATAAATGGTGTATAATTAATTTCACAAGTAAGTTACTATAAGTAAGTAACCGTATTGACAAATATTGTCAGTATGATAATATAGTAATCGAAGGATGTTGTTTCTCGTTTGTATTTTTTGTTACTGAGCAGGGGGGAATTGTAATGCTGAATTTATATGTAGCACAAAGCAGCGCTTCAAGTCGGAAGGCACGTGCATGGTTGAAGAGCCATCACATTGATTTTAAGGAAAGAAATATCAATTCCAACCCTCTTAACGCTGATGAGGTAAAACAAATTTTACGTTTAACCGAAAACGGCAGTGAAGACATTATTTCTACACGGTCTAACATCTACAAGAAGTTGAATTTGGACCTGGACAACTTAACTGTTTCACAGTTGGTTGATCTTGTCGTTAAGTACCCCGATTTGATTAAACGTCCGATTATATTTGACGATCATCGTCTTGAGGTTGGATTTAACGAAGAAGAAATCAGAAGATTCTTGCCACGAAGTGTTCGTGAAGCAGAACTTCGTGAACTGGAATCACAAATTAGTTAATTCATAAAAATAACTAATCAGTTATACGGATCAATTGAGGAACTTGGGTAATATCTTACTCAAGTTCCTTTTTTAGTTTGTGAAATCGGCCCAAATCATTACTCTCCCACGCGGATAAAATTATCGATAACTTTGGGGCAATTTTAATTTGTACGGAACAACATTAAAAGCAATTAAGGAACTGTTTATGATTCTCACATAATGTAAGGACGACGGAAAATTCCTAGTGTTGTGTTTCACGTGATTGTTGCTTAAAATCAAATCAGATAAATAAAGGAGACGGACAAGTTGATTAAAATGGTCGCACTTGATTTAGATGGTACCTTGTTAACCAGTGACAAAACAATTTCCAAAGGCAATGAGCAGGCTTTAAAAGCCATTCATGACGCCGGCGTGAAGGTGGTGCTCTGCACCGGCCGGCCGATTAATGCCATTTGGCGGTTCATTGAACAGTTAGGATTAACTGAAGACACCGATTATACAATAACTTTCAACGGTGCACTAGTGGTTCATAACAATGATAAGGCCGAGTTGGCAAAAAGTGGGATTGAGAAGGCCGATTTGGTGCCGCTGCACAATTTTGTCAAAGCCGAGAATGCACCATTAGACATCTTGGACTTCCAGCAGGTCTATCCAATGACCGATTTAAAGCCGTCGATGTACCAGCAGCAGTTCAAGGGAAATATTGACTTTGTTCCCCGGGCCTTTTCTGATTTGAGCACGACTGATGAATACTCCAAAGCCATTGTCAGTGACAAGCCTGAGTTACTGGATCAGTATCAGAGCGCCATTGATGACACCTTACGCAGCCAATATCACATTGTCCGGTCACAACCGCAGATCATGGAATTTTTGGCCGCCGGTATGGATAAAGTTGTCGGCTTGAAGGCATTGTTGGCCCACTTTGACATGGACTTCAGCAATTTAATGGCCTTTGGTGATGCTGAAAATGATCTGGGAATGATCAAAAATGCCGAGATCGGCGTGGTCATGGAAAACGGCCAAGACCCAGTCAAACAAGCGGGGGATGTCATTACCGGCAACAACGACGCTGACGGGGTGGCTCAGTACGTTAATCACTATTTTAAATAACCCGAACCCCAGCTCCCGGTAAAATGTTTAAGATTGATCTGACAGTCTTTTTTCGATTTTTCATTTGTATTATGATAAATGTAATTCAAATCAACAATCATGAACGGGGGAATCGTTATGAAACAAAGACAAGGCATCATGACATTAATTTTTGCTGCGGTCCTTTCAATCGGGCTGCTCGGCGGTTTTACTTCGACAGCTGACGTGAGTGCCAAGCAGACCGTCAAAGTGGTCAAAGTTCAGAAGGTTGCGACCAAAGCTTATCGGGCAACCAAGGGTTACATGTATAATTCACCCAAGCTCACCAAGAAAATTCATAACTTAAAAAATTATCCGAAGACGACTTTTTATTCTAAAAAGCGGGTCACCATTAAGACCACCAACAACAAGACGGCATACTACACTTACGTTGCCAATAAGAGCGGCAAAATCAAAGGCTATGTCTACTCGAAATACTTAAAACTGTATCAGCCAACCAAGACGACATCGACCAGTTCATCGAATTCTCAATCAGATAACTCGATTTCCACTCCCCAAGTCATTTCCAAATCGTCATTGTCGTCCTTAATTGCGGCTTCTCCGGACTTGGATCCGACTGGAGAGTTACTGAGTCTGACCTCAGCTGATTATAAGACCTATCAATCGGTTTTCAATAAGAATTTCAATGTTGGAAACTATGCCGATGAGGGTGTCTTTACAGATGATCAGGCCTCAATTTATGTCAAATCACCAACCCTGCAGCCTTACGTGCAAAAGGCAATCGATAAATGGAACACTGCTTTAGGCACCACTGTCTTTACGCTTGGGACGGCACAAAACCACAGCTTGACATTGGGATTTGGTAACGGCCAATCAGAAGGCTGGGATGGTGTCTTTGACGGCGACAGTGTCCAGGTCGATTATTACGACTTCCACGATCGGACTTATCCATATGGTCCGATGCCATTGCCCTCATCGCAAACCATCCAGATTAAATTGTCGACTGATGATACAGATGTTGACGGGGCCGCTGAGGGGATGGCAGCAACCCGTGTCAAACAGTCAGCTGCCACTCATCGTGATACTAGCGCTCATTATTTGACCACCACCGTCAGCGGTACGCCAACTGAACTGCTGGAAAATTACTGGGTCGGCGTGATTACCCATGAATTGGGCCATGCTCTCGGTCTGGATCATACCCCATACTTCCAAGACATCATGGCAGCTCCGGCCAGCACCGAAGATGGCCAGAGCCAAGAAAATGCCAAGTATGATTGGACGACTTACAAAGATTCCGACAACGTCCAAGGCGGCGCTTTAACCGCGACATTGAGTCAGCGAGACATTGATCGTGCCAAGCTGACTAAACTCTTGGGTTACTGGTAAGACGAAGTTAAACGCATCATCGATTAGATTCATAGACACAAACAAACCGCTTATTCCTGTCTGGGGAATAGGCGGTTTGTTTGTGTAACTTATAAGGCAACTTCTATTTCGAATTAATGTTTACTGAACAGTCCAGTCAAGTGTGTCATGAATGCATTCAGGTAGGCTGGAACATCTGCATTGACAGCCACTTTAACGTTGGTGTTTGGATCATCCAGTCTTGCCGGGTCTCCGGTCGTTCGGCCGTAATACTTCTCATCGGTGGTGACATACATGTTCAAATCGATGGTTTGAACGAAACCTGGGTTAATTGCCACGCCAACCGCAAACGGATCGTGAAGGGCACAGCCGTGAAGGTCTGGGCTGGTGACTTCATAAGCCTTGATGTAGTAATCAACGATGTCGGCGAAGGCTTCACCTGATTTGGTGTGAAGATCACGCCATTGCTGGGTTTCTTTGTAAGTTAATAGGGTTCTGAGGGTCACGTCCAAGCCAACTTGAGTCAGTGGGGCCTTTCTAAAGACGTGATCAGCGGCGGTTGCATCCTGTTGAATGTTAGCCTCGGCGACGTTGGTTACATTTCCAGGAACCGTAACAGCGCCACCCATGATGGTAATATTGCCGATTTCCTTGGTAATTTCCGGAGCCTTCTTAATGGCAGCGTCAAGGTTGGTCAATGGACCAGTTGGAACCAAGATGAGATCCTTACCGTATTGCTTAACGGCGTCAATAAAGAAGTCAATGGCATCGCCTTTTTCCGGTTGACGTTTGGGGTCGGGCAATTGAACATCGCCGATGCCGTTTTCACCATGAATCTGGGCACTAACCGGCATTCTGTCGAAGTGATCGGATTCGGATGAGTGTGACAGTCCTTGATAAACCGGAACGTCCGTTGCGCCCAAGAGTTCCAAAATCTTCAGTGAATTTTGAACCCCGTCTTCAACGTACACATTACCGTAGGAACCGATAATACCAATTAAATCAACATCGGGATCGGCGACCGCATAGGCAATTGCCATTGCGTCATCAATACCGGTGTCCAGGTCGAGAATCATTTTTTTCTGAGCCATTAAGAACTACCTCCGTTTGTGTATTATCAAGGATGAAAACCCTTTACCTAATCATAACCGAATTTTATTGGAAACTCAATTCCGCTTCGAACTTGAAACCGATTAATTTGTAAGTTACGCTTAATGGTATCAACCTTAGGAGTAAATTATGAAAAAAAGTGTTAAAACAATTGGTAGTCATTTTTTCTCTTTGGTGTGGACCGGTGTTCGTCGAAATTATGATAATTTGGATGATAACATCGCCAAACATCTGGGAGAGTCCGAGCCCAACAGTCCGGTTGAGATTCATTTATCACGGATGTTTTCGGAAGTCTTTAAACGGCATTCCAGAGACGAAGCCGACCGTTTATTCATCGTCGGCACTAAAACAACGACTCCCAGCCTGCGGAAAGTATCCAGCCGGCCGGTCACGCCGTGGTTTTTTACCCGCGTCTTTTTAGTTCTGGCAGTCAGCTTCGTCATGCTAATGGCCTTACTGTTTGTCTTCAAAAGTAACAAGGTCATTCCCGGAATTATTTTTATCGGGTCTTTGGCAGTGCCATTCTCCCTTTTGATGATGTTCTTTGAGATCAACGTCTATCAAAACATTTCTGTGCGACAAACCATGGTGATCTTTTTAGTCGGCGGGATTCTGTCGTTAATTGTGACGATGACCTTTTATCTCATCCTGCCGATTCGAACCGAGGTTAGTATTGAATCTGCTTTGATTGTTGGGATTGTTGAAGAACTGGCCAAATGTGTCGTGATTATTTTGTTCATTAATACCTATAAAGCCAACTACATTTTCAATGGCGTCCTAATCGGCGCGGCCATTGGTGCCGGGTTCTCGGTTTTCGAAAGTTCCGGTTATGTCAGTGAATACGGTCTGGCCACAATTTTTACCCGGAGTTTTCAAGCCATCGGCACCCATGCGATTTGGGCAGCGATTATCGGTGGGGCCGTGATTCTCGGCAAGACGCGGAAAAAGCAATTTACCGTGCGGGACTTCTTTACGAAACCCAAATTTTTTATATTCTTTCTCGTGGTCATCTGCCTGCACACATTTTGGGATTGGGATATCCCCAACACCGGAATTGGCGTATCATTACTGCAGGAATTAATTGATATTGCGATCGGCTGGTTCCTAATCTTTGTCATGATCGATGCCGGGTTAAGAGAAGTCAAGACACTGCAGGGGCAACAGATTATCATTCATCGAAGTAAACAGAAGAAGTTCGTTAATAAACGCTAGGAGGATCCTGATGACAGAAGTTGATTCATTTTATGACATTACCATTATTGGCGGCGGTCCGGCGGGGATGTTTGCCGGTTTTTACGCCGGTTTGCGGAATGCCAAGACCCAAATTATCGAAAGCTTGGCAGAAATGGGTGGTCAGGTGACGGCATTGTACCCTGAAAAGACGATATTAGACGTTGGCGGCTATCCAAACATCAAAGCCAGAACATTAGTCGATGAGTTGGAAAAACAGCTCAGCGGCTCTGATACGGCCGTTAAATTAAATCAGACGGTGATCGATGTCCAACAGATTGACGGCGGCTATCAGGTCACCACTAATCAAGAAGTCACCAAGACGAAATCAATTATTATTGCCACCGGGGTCGGGGCCTTTAATCCCCGTAAGCTGGCAGTTGATAACAGTGAAGATTTTGAAGGCAAGAGCCTATTTTATAGTGTCAAACATCTGGATCAGTTCCGCGACCAAACCGTCTTAGTTGCCGGCGGTGGTGACTCTGCCATTGATGAGGCACTGCTCCTGCACGGCGTGGCCAAAAAAGTGTACCTGCTGCATCGCCGTGATAAGTTCCGTGCCTTGGAGCATAACGTTGAACGATTGATCCAGTCGACCATTGAACCGGTGACCCCTTATCTGATTAAAGGCTTAACTCAATTAGATAATGGTCAAGTGGAAGTCGAAGCAAAGAAAATGAAGACCGAAGAGATCAAGAAGCTGGCCGTTGACAAGATTGTCGTCAATTACGGCTTTATTGCTCAAGATGATGCCTTGAACAAATGGGAGGCTCATCCGGAAATCAACCGGGGCACCATTGAAGTTCAACCCAGTGGCAAAACCAATTTACAGAACGTTTTTGCGATTGGGGATGTTTCCAAGTACGAAGGCAAACAGCCACTGATCGCCACAGCTTTTGGCGAAGCGCCCATTGCCGTTAATTCGATTATGAAAAGCTTGTATCCGGATCGCAGAGGTCCGATTCACAGTACATCCATTAGAAAATAAGACACAAAAAGACGGTTATCCTCAATTTTGCGGATAACCGTCTTTTTGTGTCTTATTTTCTATCTAAATTATATTGTTTCAAAGCCTGACCAGTCCGAGATTGTGATTCTTGTTGGGAATCTTTTGGCAACCCGGAGAACAAAATCCGACCACCATAAATCCCGGCATCCGGACCGACGTCAATCAGCCAATCAGCCTTACTGATGACTTCCAGGTTGTGCTCGACGATGATCAGGGTGTTGCCGGCTGCCACCAGCTCATCAAACAGTTTGATGAGCTTGGCGACATCTTTCATGTGCAGGCCGGCAGTTGGTTCATCCAGTAAGTAAATGGTTCCGGTTTGGTTCAATTGAACTGCCAGCTTTAATCGCTGCAGTTCACCACCGGACAATGTTGTGAGCGGCTGGCCGAGGGTGAGGTAGTCCAAGCCGACTTTTTGCATGTTGATTAGTTTGTCATAAATTTTGGTCATATCTTTGAAGAAGTCAATCGCCGATTCAATTGGCATATTGAGGACTTCACTGATGTTCTTGCCTTGATACAGGTAGCTGAGAGCCTCGTTATTGTAACGTTTGCCGTCACACATCTCACATTTTTGGACGACTGGGTCCATGAATGCCATATTGGTGATCGTAACGCCTTTTCCTTTACAGCGGGGGCAGGCACCTTTGCCGTTATAACTGAACAGACTGGTGGAAGCCCCGGAAACTTTGGCAAAAATTTTTCGAATATCATCCAAAATATCGAGGTAGGTGACAGGCGTCGAGCGGATATTCGTTCCAATTGCTCCCTGCGCCAAGTCGATATACGGTTCGTGGAGCTTTGGCCGTAAGGCATCCACTAACGAACTTTTTCCTGAACCGGCAACTCCCGAAATGACCGTTTCAACCCCCAGCGGGATGTTGACGCTGACGTCTTTGAGATTATGGGTGGTGACATCCTTAAGTGAAATGGCTGATTTAAATGGTCTTGGCTTCCGATATGTCAGCGGTTGTTTCAGGTATTCACCGGTCATCGTGTGCCCATTGAGCAGTTGGTCATAAGTACCGGTAAAGGTCACCTGACCGCCACCACGGCCAGCTTTGGGGCCAATTTCCACCACATAATCCGCAATTGGCATCAGCTCGGGGTTGTGCTCAACGACCATGATTGTGTTGCCTTTGTTCTTCAAATTGATCAAAGCATTCTTAATCAGCTGAATATCATGGGGATGCAAGCCGACGCTGGGCTCATCCAAAATGTAGACCATATCCACCAGTGAACTGGTCAAAAATTTGGCGATTTTAATCCGTTGCGTCTCGCCACCGGAAAGCGTTTCGGTGCTGCGGTCCAAAGTCAGGTAGCCCAAGCCAATATCGATCAACGACTGAATTTTGGTTGCGACTTCACGAATGACGTCCGTAACCAATGGCACCTTGATTTCGTGCAGAAACTTTAAGGCATGAACCAGGTCCATTGACAAAACGTCGGCAATATTTTTGCCGTTGATTTTGCAAGTGAGCACCTCAGGACGAAGGCGAGTCCCATGACATTCAGGACAAGGCCTTCTGGTGACAATTTTAGCCAAGGCTTCCTTGTGATGCTGAGCTTCCTTTTTGCCGATAATTGATCGACGAATTCTGGGAATCAAGCCTTCGTAAAGGGCAGTTCGGTGCCATGCGGCCGGCGCATCCTTCAGCGTTTGTTGAGGTGCATATAACAAAGTATCCATTTCTTTTTTAGTGTAGTCTTTCAAAGGCTTATCATTGTCAAATAGGCCGCTGTCCGTGTACCGCCGCCAGCGCCAAGTGTTGGGACCAAAGCTGACAAAAGTGATTGCCCCTTGGTTCAGTGACTTTTCCGGGTCAATTAACGCGTTGGCATCAATATCATCGACGTAGCCCAATCCCTGACATTTTTGGCACATTCCTTGGGGCAGGTTAAATGAAAAAGTGTCTGAATAGCCGACAAAGGGTTGACCAGCCCTTGAAAACAGTAATCTCAACAACGAGTAAATCCCCGTGTAGGTTGAAAGAGTCGAGCGGGCATTTTTACCGATGCGTTTTTGTTCAATCACAATGGCAACCGGCAGGTGCTCGATATTTTTAACGTGCGGCTGCCCGTATTTTGGCAGATACTGCTGGGTAAAACTGGGAAAAGTTTCGTTCAATTCCCGCCTTGAGGCTGCGGCAATTGTGTCAAACACCAACGAGGATTTCCCTGATCCAGACAGACCAGCGAAGACTGTAATGGCGTACTTGGGAATCTTTAGGTCAACGTGCTTTAAGTTGTTTTGATAAGCATCGTGAACTTCAATTGCACCATGTTCGAACATATAAATTTAGGACCTCCTATTTTTTTGATGATTTTTAGCAGTTGGGAGCTTTTTGGGAACGGCTTCTTTCTTAAGTTCTTTTTGCAGCTGATTGACCTGTCTGGACAGCCGGGTGACTTGTTTGGTTAAATCTTTCAGCACATCGGTTTCGTCATTGTGTTTATCCTGAGAAGTGAAAAAGTCGGTGATGGTGGAAGTTAGTAAACCAATAAAACCGATTCCACCCAGCATCAGGACGGCCGAAATGATTTTGCCGCCGTCGGTCTTGGGGGTAATGTCACCGTAACCAACGGTGGTCGCGGTCGAAATGGCCCACCAGAGTGAATTCTGCAGGGAATCATGCTCAAAAGACGCAAAGATCAGCGAGCTGAAGATGAGGATTACCAGACTGATTGATAACAGGTAGATAAAGCCGGTGTCATAGAGAAATTTGTGAAGGGCGTTGGTTAATTTGCCAGAGAGACCAAATCGCCACAGCAGGTTGTAATAACGGACAATCGAATAAATCCTGGCAATCCGGAAGAAGATAAAGATTGGGTGCGAGGGGATCAGCGCAATCAAGTCAAATAGATTGGAGATTAGGAAATCTTTTTTTGACTTGGCCCGTTTGAAACGAATTAAATAATCGATCAGGAAAAAGAGCCATATGAGTCCAAAGATCACTCGGTATGGCCCTTCATTGAGGGTAATTTTAGTCACGAGGGCAAGAACTGCCAAGACAAAGGAAACCAGTGCCAATGAAACGACAAGGATATTGTAAAGCAAGATTGGCATGTTCTTGGTGGCTTGTTTCATCTCAGATTTCCCCCTTAGCGACTGCTGTCGTTGTTATTCGCATCTGGATTGGTAATCTTGATTCGGTTGCTGTCGGTTGTCTTATGGTGAATTTCCGGCGCGTCGGTGAAGTATTCTTTCCAAGTCGACTTGTCACCGTTCTTGGAATAGATACTGGTGGACTTCTTA
Above is a genomic segment from Lentilactobacillus buchneri containing:
- a CDS encoding ATP-binding cassette domain-containing protein encodes the protein MFEHGAIEVHDAYQNNLKHVDLKIPKYAITVFAGLSGSGKSSLVFDTIAAASRRELNETFPSFTQQYLPKYGQPHVKNIEHLPVAIVIEQKRIGKNARSTLSTYTGIYSLLRLLFSRAGQPFVGYSDTFSFNLPQGMCQKCQGLGYVDDIDANALIDPEKSLNQGAITFVSFGPNTWRWRRYTDSGLFDNDKPLKDYTKKEMDTLLYAPQQTLKDAPAAWHRTALYEGLIPRIRRSIIGKKEAQHHKEALAKIVTRRPCPECHGTRLRPEVLTCKINGKNIADVLSMDLVHALKFLHEIKVPLVTDVIREVATKIQSLIDIGLGYLTLDRSTETLSGGETQRIKIAKFLTSSLVDMVYILDEPSVGLHPHDIQLIKNALINLKNKGNTIMVVEHNPELMPIADYVVEIGPKAGRGGGQVTFTGTYDQLLNGHTMTGEYLKQPLTYRKPRPFKSAISLKDVTTHNLKDVSVNIPLGVETVISGVAGSGKSSLVDALRPKLHEPYIDLAQGAIGTNIRSTPVTYLDILDDIRKIFAKVSGASTSLFSYNGKGACPRCKGKGVTITNMAFMDPVVQKCEMCDGKRYNNEALSYLYQGKNISEVLNMPIESAIDFFKDMTKIYDKLINMQKVGLDYLTLGQPLTTLSGGELQRLKLAVQLNQTGTIYLLDEPTAGLHMKDVAKLIKLFDELVAAGNTLIIVEHNLEVISKADWLIDVGPDAGIYGGRILFSGLPKDSQQESQSRTGQALKQYNLDRK
- a CDS encoding potassium channel family protein; this encodes MKQATKNMPILLYNILVVSLALVSFVLAVLALVTKITLNEGPYRVIFGLIWLFFLIDYLIRFKRAKSKKDFLISNLFDLIALIPSHPIFIFFRIARIYSIVRYYNLLWRFGLSGKLTNALHKFLYDTGFIYLLSISLVILIFSSLIFASFEHDSLQNSLWWAISTATTVGYGDITPKTDGGKIISAVLMLGGIGFIGLLTSTITDFFTSQDKHNDETDVLKDLTKQVTRLSRQVNQLQKELKKEAVPKKLPTAKNHQKNRRS